DNA from Flavobacteriales bacterium:
CGGGCATTCAGGTCGTGGCCTTCAGGGCCCTTGTCCGACCGTGTATGCTGCATGATGTCCTCGATCTCCCTGCCGGTGAAGGTTCCGCCTTCGTGAACGGTGCGGATGGCCAGGCATAGCTCCTCCACATCGGTGTTCTTGAGCAGGTAACCTTTCGCACCGGCGGCGAACAGGTCGCGCACCGAGGGGAGGTCGGTGCGCATGGTGAGCCCCAGCACATGGATTCCGGGATGCTCCTTGAGCACGCGGCGTGTAAGGTCGATGCCGTTCTCCGACCTCAGGTTGATGTCCATGAGCACCACATCCACCGTGAGGACCTGGAGCAGGGTCATCAGGCCGGGGCCATCCTCCGCCTCGCCCACCACGAGGAATTCCGGCAGGTCGCGCAGCAGGGACCGGATACCATCGGCCACGATGCGGTGATCGTCGCAGATGGCCACACGGATGGGGTTGGACCTGTTCATGTGTTCAGCTGGATGATGGCCCGCAGACCCTGCCCGGGAGCGCTGTCCCAAGAGATACCACCCTCAATGAGTTGGAGCCTGTTGTGGATGTTGTTGAGCCCATGCCCCGTTCTAGGCGAGGTGAGGTCCATGCCCCTGCCATCGTCCTGGTACAGGATCTCCAGGCTCCCGGCGCGGTGCATCATCCGTACATCGATGCGTTCGCACCTGCTGTGTTTGATGCTGTTGTTCACCAGTTCCTGCAGGACACGGTATAGCGCCAGGGCTGTTTCCGAAGGCAGGGATGGTTCCGTGCCCGTGAATTGCATTGAGGTGCGGATCAGGCGGCTCTTGTCCACGCGCACGAGCAGGTCCTCCAAGGCCTTCACCAGACCATAGCGCAGCACCGTCTCGGGGCTCAGGTCGTGGAGCATGTTCCGCAGCTCCTTCATGCTCTCATCCAGCAGTTCACGTGCGTTCTGTTCCGTTTCGCGCGCCGCGGCACCCTCGGGAAGCTGCTTGCGCAAGCTGCCCATGTACAGCTTCAGTGTGCTGATGCGCGTGCCCAGGTCATCGTGCAGGTCGCGGGCGATGCGCCTTCGCTCCTTCTCCTGCGCATCGATCTCCGCGCTCAGGCGCAACTGTTGCATCCGCTGCAGCTGGGCGATGCGGTAGCGGTAGGCACCATATGCGGCCGCCGTGATGAGCACGCCGATCAGCGCGAAGAACCACCAGCGTTCCCAATAGGGCGGCACAATGGTGATGGCCAGTTCGATCGGCTCGGAGGCGACCCCCGCACTGTTCACGGCCCACACGCGGAAGCGGAATTCGCCGCCCTTCAGGTTGGTGTAGGTGGCCTCGGTGCGCATGCCGCCGTCCACAGGTTCGGGATCCACCCCGATCATCTGCCAGTGGTAGCGGTGCTTGTCGGCGCTGCCGAAGGCGAAGGAGGTGAAGGCGATGCCCAGGAAGTTCTGTGTGTGATCCAGGCGGATCGCACCGCAGGTGAGCAGGCTGTCGGCATCGCGGTCAAAAAGGCGAAAATGGGTGAGTTGGACCGTGGGTGCGGCAGAAGGGAATTTCACCGCCAGCGGATCGAAGCGGACGATGCTGCCGTAGCTGCCCACGGCGAATTCCTCCGGTGCGAGCACGTGGATGGGACCCTGCACACCTTTTTCGGGGAGCCCATCGGCAGGGTCGATGCGCAGCCACGCCCGGCGTTGCGGGTCGTAGAGGTCGAATCCTCCGGCGGCCACGCACCAGATCCGGCCTTGGGCATCGCGCGCTGTTCCTTCCAGCCGATTGTGTGGCGAAGGGATGCGTACGAAGGGCGTGTCGCTTTCCGGCACGAAATGCAGCAGCCCCATGTCGCTGGTGCCCACCAGATGGCTGCCGTCGCCCAGGTCGATCATGCCGGTGATCCCCTTTGGCGCCGTTGGTCCGGCATGGTGCACTCCGGCTTCGAGGCCGAGGTAGGTGCCGTCCGTGCAGTTGCCCGTGCAGGACCGGCGGCCATCGAGCAGGGCCAGCGCACGTTCAGGTTCAGCGATGCGCAGCCCGCGGGAAAGCCCGCTGTTACGGCCCATGAGCCAGATGTCACCGGTGCGGTCCTGAACGAAGCCGTTGAACATGTTCTCATAGGGTGCGTGGCCCAGCCGCACCTGCTCGATGAAGCCTTGCCGCGTGGCTTGGTCGATCACCCCGATGCCGTAGCCATAGACCGACACGAGCCAGACGGGCCGGCCCAACACGCTTGCTTCGGCCAATGCGTTGATGCGTGAAGAGGGAAGGAGGAAGGGCTGGTCCCCGGTGGTGGCCTCCAGCGCCGCCGCGCTCACCCCGCGTACGGCATCGGTGAGGCGGCCGTCCGCATGGAGCTCGGCCAGCCCGCGGTTGGTGCCCAGCAGCACGGACCGGCCGGTGCGCATGAGGCTGTGATGCCTGTTCCCCGCATCCGCTGCGGACCGCAAGGTGTCGCGACCTTCCGCCATCCAGATGTGCTTCATGGAAGTGGCCACAAGGCCGCCGACGGTGAGCGTGATGCCAGTGACCGGGTCGCTCAGGTCGGCCTGTTCGATGCCACCACCCAGCCACGTGGTGCGGAACAGGTTGGCCGAAGGGTCGTAGAGGTCGAGCCCGTTGTCGGTGCCGATCCACACCATGCCCCGGCTGTCGGCGAACAGGCAGCGAATGCTGTTGGAGGCGAGGCTCGCACGATCGGGAAAGCGGTGGTCCTGACGGGTGAAGCGCATGGTCGCTGTATCCAGGAGGAACAGGCCGCTGCGCTTGGAGCCGAGCCACAGCCGGCCATGTGCCGAGGCGATGGCGGTGATCTCCTCATCGGTGTGGCTGAACGGCGCATGGTCCAAGGTCGCCACCCGGGTAACGGTGTCGCTACCGAGGATGTGCCTGTACAGGCCGTTATCCCAAGCGCCCATCCACAAGGTGTTCGTTCCAACGGGATGGATGCAGGCGATGGTCTGGCCGGGTACGGAGAAGGGACTGCGGATGTGGGAGAGGTGCTGCGGCTTCCCGTCCCGCAAGCGCATCAGACCGGCGCTGAGCGTACCCATGTACACGTCGCCATCCACCAGGCGGAGGTCGAAGATGCGGTCGAGCAGGTGGCGGTCGTTCGTGGGGACCGGTATGCTGTGGGAGCTGGAAGGAAGGATGCGGTACAGCCCCAACTTCTCCACGCTCACCAGCACCTCGTCCGCACCCATCGGCAATAGGTCGAGCACGCGCCCCTTGCCCTCCGCGTCATCGGGCAGCCTGAACTGGATGAAGCGCTGGCGATCCGGCGACCACTGGCAGACATGGCCATCATCGGTGCCCACCCAGACCGAGCCTGTCGCGCTATCCGCTACCAGCGCGGAGATGGTATTGCCGCAGACGCTGTTCGGGTCGTCCTGCCGGTGTCGGAACACCAACCACTCGCGCCCATCGAACCGCGCCAGCCCATCGTTGGTGCCCACCCAGATGAAGCCGAACGAGTCCTCGGTCAGGCCGTTCACCTCCCGGTCGGGAAGCCCATCGGCCGTGTGGAAATGCCGGAAGAAGTGAACGTCCTGCCCCGTGGCCCGGTCGGCATGGATCGCCCAGGCCACGACCAGTGCAACGATGCGCAAGAGGGCCATGCAGCGTCCGGACATCGGCATGCCTCAAAACTATCCTTGGGCTCCATGGGGTGAACGGGTTCCCCCCTTTAGGGTGGTGATATCGCCTTCCGTCCTCAGTGACTTTGCCACAAACTCCCCGGCGACCATGCGCACCATAGGCATCCTCTTCCGTTCCCTGATAGTGATCGCGGTGGCCGCGCTGCATCACCCTGCCTTCGCCCAGATGGAGGTGGAGCCCAATGACACCCAGAGCCAGGCCAGCAGCTTCGCGAGCACCGGTACCATCGCCGGCCAGAGCTGCGCGGGCGATGTGGACTGGCTGAGCACCGTGGTGAGCGGCGAAGGGACCTTGGTGGTGACGCTTTTCGTGGAGAATCCTGATGTCAGCACCGGGACCGTGTCGCTCGAGGTCGTTCGCAACAACATCCTCGACCCCGGCGCCGGTCAGGCTTCGCAGGTCTTCGCTCCGGGGGCCAGCGGCAATGTGGTGGTGGATTCGTATTGCGCCACCGCGGGTGCCTACTTCTTCCGTGTGGCTTCCACAGGAAGCTGCGCCAACTACACGCTGAGCGTATCGATGCAATCCGCGATCACGGCCAACGAGACCGAACCCAACGACAGCCACACCACGGCCAACGTGCTTGCTGAAGGTGACACGGCGCGTGGTCGCATCCGGCATTCGAACGCCGGCATCGACAGTGAGGACTGGTGGGCCGTTACACTTGGGGACTTCGGCACCTTGGAGGTGTATTGGGAGGTGACCAACACCGGCGATGCGACGGCCTATTACGCCTTATCGCCCAGTGTGGACGGAAGCCTCAGCGGTGCCAACACCTACCCCATGTCCATCCCGGCCGGTGCCACGATGGCACAGACCTACATCTTCCCCTGCCTGCACACGGCCAACAACTGGCTGCGCGTGTGGGGCAACGATGGCTGTGGCGATTACAAGCTGAGCTACCGGGTCCTCAGCGACCCGTTCACACCCACCGAGACGGAGCCCAATGACAGTTACACGGTTGCGGACCTGTTGGTCCAGGGCGATACGGTGCGTGGTCACATCAATTACGAGAGCTTCAACGGGATCACTACGCTCGATCCGCAGGACTTCTACCGGCTGGATGTGGTCGAGCACGGTGCCATCAGCGGCTGGCTCGCGGCCACCAACACCTCACCCGATGCGGGATCCGTGACCGTTCAGATGTACTGGGGCAATGGCAACCCCATGTCGACCATTTCCGCATCGGTGGGCATGGCGGGCAACGGACAGGCGAGCACACCGTTCCAGTTCGAGTGCCTGACGCCAGGTACGTACTACATGCTGGTAAGTGCGACCCAATGTGCCACCTATGCGCTCACCTGGAGTATCTCCGGCGTGCCGATCCCCAATGCGGAAGTGGAGCCGAACGACCTCTTCGCCCAGGCCCAGTCGGTGCCGTATGGCCAGTGGATGGAAGGGCACGTGGGGGAGAACCTGTTCATCTTGACCACCGACCAGCAGGATTGGTTCCGCATCGACCTGCCGGAGGATTCGGTGCGCGTGCGGATCCAGTACGAGGCGACGGGCCTGAGCACCACCAGTAGCGGCTACCTGGCGGCATCGGCCTACCGGCCCGACCAGAGCCTGGCCGGCCAGCGGTATACCGGAACGGGCTTCAACACCACCACGGTGGACAGCCTGGCGGTGGATTGTTACGCGGCGGGCACCGTGTACGTGCAGTTCTTCAACCTCGGATGCCAGGCCTACCGGTTCCGGGTGTTGGTGGAGCCGCGGGTGCCATCGGTGGCCTTCAGCACGGCACGCTTCGGCCAACAGGTGAGCTTCAGTCCGCAGGTAAGCGGTGCCACCAGCCTTGCGTGGAACTTCGGCGACCTCACCACCAGCACCGAGCAGCACCCGCTGAAGACCTATGGCTTCGGCAACTTCACCGCGGTGCTGACCGCCACCAACGGAACGTGCAATTATTCCGCCACGGCGAGCGAACTGCTCGTGTTCACCGGACTGGAGAGCTACACCCCACAACGCGCGGGCCAGGGGCCGGTGACCATGCAGGTATATGGCGGCAGCCTTACCAATGCCACGGTGGTGCGCATCACCGGTGCGGGAGGCACCTTCACCGGCACCACGGGCTACGCCAACCTGGCGAACAGCGTGGTATCGGCCATCTTCGACCTGAGCACGGCCCCGCTGGGCGTGTACGATGTGGAGGTGGACATCCCCGGCTACGGCACGGTGACGGTGGAGGACGGGTTCACGGTGGAGGGGCTCGTCTATCCCGAGTGCCGCGTGGATGTCGTGGGCCCATCGCAGTTCCTCATCAACCGCCCGCAACTGTTCCGACTTGTGGTGCGCAACACGGGCAATGTCACCGCCGAGGGCGTGGTGGTGGGCATGGCGTGGCCCGCCGGTGTGGTCACGGTGCTGGGAAGCCAGCAACTGGCGCCAACGTCCGCAGGCACCACCACGATCACGGTGGACGGCCAGACGTACACCATCAACAACAGCGATCTGGCGGCGTTCCATGCCGTGGATCCGGTCACACCCATCACACAATTGAACGGGGAACCCTTCACGGGTTCGGTCCGCTCCTTCATCGTGCCGCAGGTACCGGCCGGTGGGGTCGTGGAGATCCCGTTCACCGTGACCGGCACCGTGGCCGGTCCGGTGCGCATCATGGGTTACGCCCATCCGCTGAACATGTACCACCTGGGCCAGCTGGCGCCACCGTGGCAGAACGTGATCGAGTGCTTCGCCTATGAACTGGCGGAGGCGATCGATGTTCGGGATGGGGAGCGCGATGTGCCCGAGGATGAGCGCCAGCGTGCCGCGCGCATCGCCGCGCAGCGCGCCCGGGATGCAGCGGGCCAGTACGACGAGCAGGTGTACAACGGCCAGAACGAGGTGGGCTACACCCAGGGCGGTGAAGCGGCCACGTACGCCGAGGACCTCGCGGGCATGCTGGAGTCGGCCTCACGCACCGGTGCCGCCAATGCGGGCCCGGGCATGCAGCAGCAACTGAACGACATCCCGGACACCGAACAGGACCAGCTCTCCAAGGACCGCGTGGACGCCCTGCAGCAGATCATCAACAGCAATGAGGTGGTCAACCAGCAGCGCGTGTTCCCGCCCAGTTCCCCTTGGTTCGGCGAGGAGAGCATCGCGCAGGACAACCTGGAGAGGCTCAACGAGCTGTTCGGACCGGAGCAGAACCTGCAGACCCAGCGCGACCTGCGCGACCGCACAGAGAATGACCTGAACGTACCAGGAGGCACACTACCCCCTGAACTCACGGACAACATTCTCGGGTTGGTCAGCCTCACGCTCCTGCAGATCGTCGGTCAAGCGTTGAACTTCGTTTCCGGCGCCTTCGACCCCAACGCCATCTACGGCCCTCCAGGTGTGAGCGCCGAGGGTTACCTGCGCAGAGGCGACCTGCACTCCTTCACCATCCTGTTCGAGAACGTGGACACCGCCACGGCCGCCGCGCAGGAGGTCTTCATCGAGACCCAGCTCGATCTCACCCGCTTCGATCCCAGCACCTTCTCCTTCGGCAGCGTGGTCATCGGCGGGCAGTACTTCAACGTGCCGCCGGGCCGCCAGGAGTTCACCATGGAAGCCCAGCTGGATGCCAGCGACCCCTACAAGGTGCGCATCAACGGCACCTTCGATCCCACCACCGGCCTTGCCCGTTGGGAGTTCATCACGCTGGACCTGACCACCAACAACCTGCCGGTGTTCGACGGTTTCCTGCCGCCCAACGTCACCAGCCCGGAAGGCGAGGGCTCGGTGTTCTACACCGTGCGGCCGCTGCAAACGCTGCCCAGCAACAGCACCATGGAGAGCACGGCCTCCATCGTCTTCGACCTCAACGAGGCCATCATCACCAACACCTGGAGCAACACCACGGATGATCAAGCGCCCTCCAGTTTCGCCAGTGCCTCCGTGCAGGTGGAGACCATCACCGTGGAGCTGAACGGTACGGATGATGCGAGCGGCATCGCCTACTACGAGATCTTCGTAAGCACCGATGGCGGCGACTGGCAATTGCTGGCGGCCTCCACGCAGTCCACCGCCCAGTTGATCGGCGAGGTGGGCCGCACCTATGCGTTCTACAGCCAGGCCGTGGACAGCGTGGGCAACCGCGAGGTGAAGGAACCCATCGCCGAGGCCACGGTAACGCTCACCGATGTCCCCGAGCACATGGCTGAGCCGCTCTTCTTCAGCACGCACCCCAACCCGACCGACGGCGTGGTGACGATCACGGCTATGCGCGCAATGCACGGCGCGCAGCTC
Protein-coding regions in this window:
- a CDS encoding response regulator transcription factor, which codes for MNRSNPIRVAICDDHRIVADGIRSLLRDLPEFLVVGEAEDGPGLMTLLQVLTVDVVLMDINLRSENGIDLTRRVLKEHPGIHVLGLTMRTDLPSVRDLFAAGAKGYLLKNTDVEELCLAIRTVHEGGTFTGREIEDIMQHTRSDKGPEGHDLNAREHAILQLLSDGYTTRSIADRIFLSEETVKWYRKNLLARFDQPNVAALVKWAVREGLVK
- a CDS encoding two-component regulator propeller domain-containing protein, encoding MSGRCMALLRIVALVVAWAIHADRATGQDVHFFRHFHTADGLPDREVNGLTEDSFGFIWVGTNDGLARFDGREWLVFRHRQDDPNSVCGNTISALVADSATGSVWVGTDDGHVCQWSPDRQRFIQFRLPDDAEGKGRVLDLLPMGADEVLVSVEKLGLYRILPSSSHSIPVPTNDRHLLDRIFDLRLVDGDVYMGTLSAGLMRLRDGKPQHLSHIRSPFSVPGQTIACIHPVGTNTLWMGAWDNGLYRHILGSDTVTRVATLDHAPFSHTDEEITAIASAHGRLWLGSKRSGLFLLDTATMRFTRQDHRFPDRASLASNSIRCLFADSRGMVWIGTDNGLDLYDPSANLFRTTWLGGGIEQADLSDPVTGITLTVGGLVATSMKHIWMAEGRDTLRSAADAGNRHHSLMRTGRSVLLGTNRGLAELHADGRLTDAVRGVSAAALEATTGDQPFLLPSSRINALAEASVLGRPVWLVSVYGYGIGVIDQATRQGFIEQVRLGHAPYENMFNGFVQDRTGDIWLMGRNSGLSRGLRIAEPERALALLDGRRSCTGNCTDGTYLGLEAGVHHAGPTAPKGITGMIDLGDGSHLVGTSDMGLLHFVPESDTPFVRIPSPHNRLEGTARDAQGRIWCVAAGGFDLYDPQRRAWLRIDPADGLPEKGVQGPIHVLAPEEFAVGSYGSIVRFDPLAVKFPSAAPTVQLTHFRLFDRDADSLLTCGAIRLDHTQNFLGIAFTSFAFGSADKHRYHWQMIGVDPEPVDGGMRTEATYTNLKGGEFRFRVWAVNSAGVASEPIELAITIVPPYWERWWFFALIGVLITAAAYGAYRYRIAQLQRMQQLRLSAEIDAQEKERRRIARDLHDDLGTRISTLKLYMGSLRKQLPEGAAARETEQNARELLDESMKELRNMLHDLSPETVLRYGLVKALEDLLVRVDKSRLIRTSMQFTGTEPSLPSETALALYRVLQELVNNSIKHSRCERIDVRMMHRAGSLEILYQDDGRGMDLTSPRTGHGLNNIHNRLQLIEGGISWDSAPGQGLRAIIQLNT